The segment CGCCCCGTGGACGCCCTGCGCCTTCACCGCGAGCCGGACCTCGGCGAGGCGCTCCCTCCCGTTGCCCCTGAGTGGTACGAGGACGCCGCCTGCGCCGACATGGACACCGAGGCGTTCTTCAACGAGACGGCCAAAGGCGTGGCCGAGGCCAAGGCGACCTGCGCCGGCTGCCCCGTGCTCGAGGCGTGCCGCGCCGAGGCGATGGCCGATCACAGCTTGGCCGGCGTGTGGGGCGGCTGGACGGAGCACGAGCGCGGCGAGGTCCGCGCCGGCCGCGAACCCGTGGACCGCCCCCGCCGCAGCGTCGCTCAGGCGCGCCCTGAGCGCCCCCGGGGGGAGCTGCAGCCCTGCGGGACGCCTGCCGCCTACACCCGCCACCGACGGCGCGGCGAGCCCGCCTGCGAGGCGTGCCGGGAGGCCAACAGGCGGAAGGTCCGGGAACGCCGCCAAGGCAGGCAAGCGGCCGCGTAAGGGGGGGGCGTAGGAGGCCGTTATTACTCAGCCGGGCAGCGTGATGACCGGAACCTGGCCAACAGGGCCTACGGGCAGCGGCTTGGTCTCTGACGCCGCACAGTCGCCGCACAGTCGGAAACCCCAGTCGTGCACGCCGACGGGGACGCGGCCGGGCGGCATCCCGCAGCTCGTGGAGACGATGGCGGACGCTTGCTCGCTCGGAATGCCGAACCCGCCCATCAGGAAGGCGATCGCGGCCTCGGCCTCCCCCCTCACCGCTATCGCGGTGTCGGTGCCGCGCAGGCACACCACGCAGCTGTTCCTGTAGTCGCCTCGGAGTCCGGGCGCGGGCATTGGATCGGGCAGACCTCCCTGACCGACTCTGGGGTGTGGCATGGTGACCCTCCTTCTGCGGTGCAACATTGTGACCGAACGGCCCCGAGCCGAAGCCCGGGGCCGTTGTGGAGCGATTGGGCGGCTACTCGTCGCCCTCCCCGAAGACGATGCGGCTGATGCGGCCGAGCGGGCCCTGTTGGCGCACTGTGTCGACGCGGATGATGGACCCTTCGCGCTCCAAGTCGTCGACCGCCTCGTTGAGCATCCTGCAGAACGCCACCACTTCAGGCTCGTAGTCGTCGATGCCCGGCCCGGACAGGCCGTACCGCTCGAAGGTCTCCGGGTGCTGTTCCCCCTCGACGGCGTGCTCGGCCCGCAGCGCCATCGCCGACAGCAGCACATCGACCTCCCGCAGGCCGCAGGCCTCCACAAGGTCGAGGTCGAGCGACTCGAGGTCATCCTCGGTCGCCAGCGACGGGTACCGGTCGCTCGTCCAGTCCTGCCGCAGCCGCCGGAGGCGGTCGGTCAGCTCCAACACGGCCTCGTGGACGGCGCGGGCGAAGGGCAGGAGCTCGTCGGCCTCGGCCCGCAGATGCGCGGGGATGCGGTCGGTGTCGGTCACGACGCCACCCGCTTGCCCTTGTCGGCGATGTACTCCAGCGTGCCTGCGGCGGCGTCCAAGGCCAGGGCGACCTCAGCGAGCGTGTGCAGGTACGGGCCCATCTCATTGAAGCCGTCGGCACGGCCGATGTACTCCGTCATGGCTGCCAGCACCTTCGCCAGCCGGCCGTGGTCTTCGCGCAGGTCGGTGATGACCTCGCCTTGTCGGAACTCGTCG is part of the Egibacteraceae bacterium genome and harbors:
- a CDS encoding WhiB family transcriptional regulator, whose amino-acid sequence is MDALRLHREPDLGEALPPVAPEWYEDAACADMDTEAFFNETAKGVAEAKATCAGCPVLEACRAEAMADHSLAGVWGGWTEHERGEVRAGREPVDRPRRSVAQARPERPRGELQPCGTPAAYTRHRRRGEPACEACREANRRKVRERRQGRQAAA